From one Candidatus Dormiibacterota bacterium genomic stretch:
- the hppD gene encoding 4-hydroxyphenylpyruvate dioxygenase: MSTAPRTHPHPLAHIDWDHVEFYVGNAKQAAHYYMSAFGFEQIAYAGPETGVRDRASYVLAQNDLRFVLTSSLRPDGEISDLVRLHGDGVHDVAILVDDARAAWEAARDGGAVSLLEPTVYEDASGALLRATIKTYGDTVHSFVQRDGYRGIFAPGYVEHRRSLTAHKPGLKAVDHCVGNVGWGEMDAWGTFYERVFGFSQLVSFDDRDISTEYTALRSKVMTDPRHRVKFPINEPAQGKKKSQIEEYLDFYGGAGVQHIAIRTDDIAETIRALSANGVEFLDTPDSYYEMLAERVGRIDEAIETLRELRILVDRDDRGYMLQIFTKPLQDRPTLFFEIIQRKGSLSFGKGNFKALFVSIEREQERRGTL; encoded by the coding sequence ATGAGTACGGCCCCGCGGACCCATCCCCACCCGCTGGCACACATCGACTGGGACCACGTGGAGTTCTACGTCGGAAATGCAAAACAAGCGGCGCACTACTACATGTCGGCGTTCGGCTTCGAACAGATCGCCTATGCCGGGCCGGAGACCGGAGTACGGGACCGGGCGAGCTACGTGCTCGCACAGAACGATCTGCGCTTCGTTCTCACGTCGAGCCTGCGGCCCGACGGCGAGATCTCAGATCTCGTGCGGCTGCACGGTGACGGCGTTCACGACGTCGCCATCCTCGTCGACGACGCTCGCGCTGCCTGGGAGGCCGCACGCGACGGCGGCGCCGTCTCCCTGCTCGAACCGACGGTCTACGAGGACGCGTCCGGTGCTCTCTTGCGCGCAACGATCAAGACGTACGGCGACACGGTGCACTCGTTCGTTCAGCGCGACGGCTACCGGGGGATATTCGCGCCCGGGTACGTCGAGCATCGCCGGTCGCTCACCGCGCACAAGCCCGGTCTAAAAGCGGTCGACCATTGCGTGGGCAACGTCGGATGGGGCGAGATGGACGCGTGGGGAACGTTCTACGAACGCGTCTTCGGCTTCTCGCAGCTCGTCTCGTTCGACGATCGAGACATCTCGACGGAGTACACCGCTCTGCGCTCGAAGGTCATGACCGATCCGCGCCACCGCGTGAAGTTTCCGATCAACGAGCCGGCTCAGGGCAAGAAAAAGTCACAGATCGAGGAGTACCTCGATTTCTACGGCGGTGCCGGCGTGCAACATATCGCCATTCGAACCGACGATATCGCCGAGACGATCCGCGCGCTTTCCGCCAACGGTGTCGAGTTTCTCGACACGCCGGATTCGTACTACGAGATGCTCGCCGAGCGCGTGGGCAGGATCGACGAAGCGATCGAAACCTTGCGCGAGTTGCGGATCCTCGTCGACCGCGACGATCGCGGATACATGCTGCAGATCTTCACCAAGCCGCTCCAGGACCGCCCGACGCTCTTCTTCGAGATCATCCAGCGCAAGGGAAGCCTCTCCTTCGGCAAGGGGAACTTCAAGGCGCTTTTCGTCTCGATCGAGCGCGAGCAGGAGAGACGCGGCACCTTATGA
- the deoC gene encoding deoxyribose-phosphate aldolase, translating into MTATVPVDAVMLEARAAELGKRSIKTSAKLAGIDIAVRCTDLTTLEGKDSEGRVRSMCAKAIRPRPGWSEIPSVAAVCVYPNLVAVAKSALEGSTVKVASVATAFPSGLVDLDVKLADTAQAIAAGADEIDMVIDRGAFLAGREQMVFDEIVAIKKLCSSTSSAQAVRLKVILETGELGSYEATRRASDLALEAGADFIKSSTGKVGTNATFPTALVMCEALRDFSRRTGQKRGLKLAGGIRTTKQALTYLVIVNETLNESWLDPTLFRLGASSLLDDLLMQFEKERTGHYAGADYIPKD; encoded by the coding sequence ATGACGGCGACCGTTCCGGTCGATGCGGTCATGCTGGAAGCGCGCGCTGCAGAGCTGGGCAAGCGCTCCATCAAGACCTCGGCAAAACTTGCGGGAATCGACATCGCGGTGCGCTGCACCGACCTCACGACGCTCGAAGGCAAAGACTCTGAGGGCCGCGTGCGTTCGATGTGCGCAAAGGCGATTCGTCCCCGCCCAGGGTGGAGCGAGATTCCCAGCGTGGCGGCGGTCTGCGTCTATCCGAACCTCGTGGCGGTTGCGAAATCCGCACTCGAAGGCAGCACCGTCAAGGTGGCGTCGGTGGCGACGGCTTTCCCAAGCGGCTTGGTCGACCTCGACGTGAAGCTCGCAGATACAGCTCAAGCAATTGCGGCCGGCGCCGACGAGATCGACATGGTGATCGACCGCGGCGCGTTTCTCGCAGGGCGCGAGCAGATGGTCTTCGACGAGATCGTCGCAATCAAGAAGCTCTGCTCCTCGACGAGCTCCGCGCAGGCCGTCCGCCTGAAAGTCATTCTCGAAACGGGCGAGCTCGGCAGCTACGAGGCAACGCGCCGGGCCAGCGACCTCGCTCTCGAGGCGGGCGCGGACTTCATCAAGTCCTCGACCGGCAAGGTCGGCACGAATGCAACCTTTCCCACGGCGCTCGTCATGTGCGAGGCTCTTCGCGATTTCTCTAGGCGCACCGGGCAGAAACGCGGCCTCAAGCTCGCCGGCGGTATTCGCACGACCAAACAAGCGCTGACCTATCTTGTCATCGTCAACGAGACTCTCAATGAGTCGTGGCTCGACCCCACGCTCTTCCGCCTCGGCGCAAGCTCGCTTCTCGACGACCTGCTCATGCAGTTCGAAAAGGAACGAACGGGCCACTACGCCGGAGCGGACTACATACCGAAAGACTAA